DNA sequence from the Gouania willdenowi chromosome 21, fGouWil2.1, whole genome shotgun sequence genome:
ttccaatcaggaagcagggcccagggacccgagagtgggctctcctatctctggggctgaggttgccgaggtggttaaaaagctcctcggtggcagggctccgggggtggatgagatccgcccggagttcctcaaggccctggatgttgtggggctgtcatggctgacacgactctgcaacatcgcgtggacatcgggggcagtgcctctggattggcagacaggggtggtggtccccctttttaagaagggggaccggagggtgtgttccaattatagagggatcacacttctcagcctccccggtaaggtctattcaggggtactggagaggagggtccgccggatagttgaacctcggattcaggaggagcaatgtggttttcgtcctggccgtggaactgtggaccagctctacacccccagcagggtccttgaggggtcatgggaattcgcccaaccagtccacatgtgttttgtggacctggaaaaggcatttgaccgtgtccctcggggattcctgtggggggtcctccgggagtatggggtatcgaacctcctgataggagctgttcgttccctgtatgaccggagtcagagtctggtccgcattgccggcagtaagtcgaaatcgtttccggtgagggttggactccgccagggctgccctttgtcaccgattctgttcataacttttatggacagaatttctaggtgcagtcagggcgttgagggggtccggttcgggggcctcagtattgcatcactgctttttgcagatgatgtggtcctgttggctccaacataccgtgaccttcaactctcactggatcggttcgcagccgagtgtgaagcggccggaatgagaatcagcacctccaaatccgagtccatggttctcgaccggaaaaaggtggagtgccttctccgggttggagatgaggttctgccccaggtggaggagtttaagtacctcggggtcttgttcacgagtgagggaaggatggagcgagagatcgacaggcggattggtgcggcgtctgcagtgatgcggagtctgcaccagtccgtcattgtaaagagggagctgagccaaaaagcgaagctctctatttacaggtcggtctacgttccaaccctcacctatggtcatgaactttgggtcatgaccgaaagaacaagatcacgggtacaagcggccgaaatgagtttactccgtagggtggctgggctctcccttagagatagggtgagaagctcagtcattcgggaggggctcaaagtagagtcgctgctcctccgcatcgagaagagccagatgaggtggctcgggcacctaattaggatgccccctgaacgcctcactagggaggcgttcagggcacgtccctccggaaggaggccccggggaagacccaggacacgctggagagactatgtctctcggctggcctgggaacgtctcggggtccccccggaagagctggaggaagtggccggggagagggaagtctgggcctccctattgaggatgctgcccccgcgacccggaaacggctaagcgggagaagatggatggatgggctCTTTTGGCTaggctgctgaaaatacatttatgatcatgaactgtgtctctctttattttttccACATATAATAagctatagagggttttcacagcgcgtcatcaacccggaagtcgccattttggagatagaGCAGCAGGTCTACAAACAGCAGACAAGAAAATCCCGAATTTGAGACAAAATGGTGAACTTTTGctatgtttttggctgtaccaaacagtgagacacatttgaatttttatagattgccaaaaatcataacaaatcagggagaacaatctcacaagttatcagaggaaaggaagcGTTCATCAGAGTGATAGTCTgggttaattaattaattcttaTGATGGGTTGTTTTGGtgttgatatgaattatattattagtTAAGAGCTGCTGCAAACAACAATTTACTTACCTGACAAAAAATGGGCTGAACAAATTTGGATGTggtccagatttttgcctcgtagatcctggtttagctttgctagccactcgcgcctcctttcctctgataacttgtgagattgttctccctgatttgttatgatttttggcaatctataaaaatccaaatgtgtctcactgtttgacCGATTGTTACAGCCAATAATACGACAATAGTTCAGCATTTCGTCTCGAAATTTGGGATTTTCTTGTCTGCGTGCTGTGTGTAGACCTGCTGCTTTTTCTCCAAAATGgtgacttccgggttgatgacgcaatggatgacgcgccgtgaaaaccctctatttagtggtagtatattgttttttgttgtgatattgccatattcctatcagatttaagtaaatacatGACTATGGATATAGAGATATTTATACTAACTGAATGAtccgagctaaataaaggttaatattaGCTGTAGAGAGGCAGcactgagcatctttaatccatcgaCCAAACGCTGATGTCTCTGTGACGTCTGCCCACTGAGCAAATGCTCTCCATAATACGTCTCGCCAATGCTACTTCATTCATCATGCCAACGTTGGTgagatgtatgtgtgctatcagggATGCTGCGGGATTCTGTCTTCTTATCAAACTTCAAGCAAACATTCCATCTCGATCAGTGGACCGCGGTGAACCCTTCAATACCACCATTGCTAATGGGTTTGTGTTGTAAAGTTTGTCTTTTGCAGTGTTATTCAACCGTGGGGTCGTGATTCCATGTATGGTCGCCTAGAATTTAAATGGGGGCGCCTGAAATGTcttgataaaataaaagttactcgttcgttttttttctaaattattcttttcaaaattaaaacacaattcacaACCTTAAACAAgtgtattctttatttttactatctcaaatagaaatttaaaatataatgataataataaaaattgcttttttcgaggagactcaaggcgtgttacagaaaccattattcattcacaccagtcactcacagtcataccggtggtggtaagctacaatgtagccacagctgccctggggccgACTGACAGAAGCGGGGATGCCATTTCGCACCTTtgcctctgaccaccaccaacattcatgaaCAATTCATGCCCATttatacaaggcaatgtgggtaaagcgCCTTGCCCAAGGAAGGATGACAATGACTCGGatagagtgggattcgaacccccaatcCTTCGGTTACTGGACGACCCAGCATACCACTGACCCACTGTCTAAAATGACAACGTATATATtatcactaatcctggctactctgtgtaacacagtattaaaaaaaacatgatcaaaaacgaattctagaatgaaaaatcaagtctttggggtcgccagacatttgtgatattaaaaggtcacgatccaaaaaagattgggaactaCTGGTCTTTTGTCTCGTCATATTGGGTTGAAATACATCATATTTTTACCTTTTGCATGATTTGACAAGAACAGCGCAGACCAATGAGCAGCGCATATCAATGAGCACAGGTTCcctcagccaatcacagtgaGAGAGAGGCGGGACCTCGTGTTTGTTTCCTGACAGTCCAAACTGAGGGCTACAGCACAGCGCCCACTACCGTAACATCCACACGTCACACGTTCAAAGTTGCCACGAAGTCACCGCTACACGATGTGGAGGGTAATGTTGTGCACACTGTGGTTCTTTGTGCCTCTGCTGCTCCGTGTGAGAACCGTGTGTGGCTCTGCTGTAGAGCTGCAGGCACAGGTGAAGACTGAGGTCGTGTTCAGACCAGAGGAATGCACCCAGAGGACCAAGAAAGGAGACATGGTCAATGCACACTACGATGGATACCTTCAAAAAGATGGTTCCCAGTTTTACTGCAGGTTGGTGGGCTCAGGAAAAAATACGGATTTTCATTAACATGAATGAATGTAAAGAAAGTCAAGGATGGAATGTGATGCTTTTGAAGTGTTGTGTATGGGCGTATCACCACATCCGGTCTGAGAATAAACCTCCATTACActcaaagttttttgttttgttttttaaacacaacaacaaGTTGTACTGCAGCTCTGTGACAAAAACAATTCCTTAAGTCAGTAGTTCTCAACCCTTTCCGcctgcaacccccaaaataaaggttccagagactagggacccccactgtgcctgaaggtggttgaacacagacgtgAACATTgaggaacagtcatgtggagacagggccatctataagtgggaataaaggggagatatttttggggcccatctataaagtcagcaaaatgatggtccattgttctatgaatccaCTGTCATCAGGAAGTTTATTCTTTGTGCCATAGTACATAGTcatattaaagatgtaaatccttgttttaatcagaaataaaatgggttaaaaatggcggaaaagtggtaaaagcggattttaaaaaccacagaaattggtcaaaagttgcaaattagagggtttaaagtgtcaatattggctttgtcatttaaaaatgaggaccaattagtttaaactggcaaataatgggtatgacaaatcgtgaatgtgattaaattggccaaaataagcataggatctggtgaaaagaggttaaaagtgacaataatgggtcaacatatgcagcATGAGTTGGGAAAGGAGTGGAAGGATTTATAAGTtctgaaaatatcttgaaaatcgaaaaaatgtgcagaaaaggcattgaaatttgatagagaagtggtaGAATTGGGAGTATTATAGcacaaatgcattaaaagaagcacaaatatggcaagaaaacgtgatgaaaataggtttaaatatagcaagtttgatgtagttgcaaaataagagtaaaaatggtttaaaaaaatatttttagtttcttgaaggcatctggctaccccctcccagtgtcttgcgagcCCAAATAGAgtcctgactccaaggttgagaactgctGCCAAAAGTGTTGGGGTTGACTCATTACACCAGCAGGGTTCACCAGTTTATTCCAGGGTTCAACATAATTTAGGACTGAAAATGTGataaatgtgtgaatatttACCACGTTAATCTAATTTTCTAAATACAACTAAGTTACCAAACATAAAGTTCAGAGTAAACAATTAATTAGCTATAAGTAAGTTCACTAAGTAGCTGACAGCAAACCAGTGGTATGTTTAACAAAGGCTCGATGCAAATTCCTACTGAAAtcttcattttggtttttacttttaaataagTACTGGCTGGTCTGGACAGGTAGGAATGGGTATGAATGTTCACAATGCTTCATTTAAGCACAATTAGGATTCAATGGACTCTATAAACTGACCTTAGAAGTGAATGTATTTGTCTTTTATCCTTATTAGGCTAGAATAAGCTGCCGCACCATGTTCCCTGAAAAGGATAGGTAGATGGATTAAcagaatagatggatggatatgcAGTGATGTTGATCGGTTATCAATGTAGTGAATCCCGGGACCCACAGGTAGTGACTTGAGTGGTTCCATGGGAAATTCAATGGGtccccaatttaaaaaaaatatttctttctatttcttaaattgtTGTGTTAAACTCTCTTAATGGTGGGATGATATGGTTATAATTAGCAGATATATTcatgtatgttcaaaatgtatctgatattaaacaaatacaatttcaaatctgaaaagtttATTGCACAACAACTGCCACAGTGGCAGGTTATATTGCACTTTTGTAGCAACATAAAAGAGCACCAAAATAAATGAcgaaaattcaaaataaaataaaaacaaaatggtgtctgttgtacaaaaataaattatcaataaaagtgctgattttaacacaaacaaaacagtcaaaaaataaattgtcaccaAAATAAGACCAGAATCTTCTTGTCTGGACATCAACTAAATCAAATTAAGTCAATCACTATGAAACTTTTAGCACAAAAATTTTACTTAAGTAACAGTGCGAAGTctgttgagaaaaataaaatgatgcatATATGTTTGTGGTGTATTGTAAGCAGCTAGTTAACTTgctagttgttgttgtagcagctaaactagcatgtactcaAGGGGATCATGTGTGCGCTAAGGTAATGTGTAAAGGGGTCCGCTGATCGCTAGGTTTCTTTTGAtggttactgtgattttaaacataagttgttgttcacaatgtgttgtttttcatgAGAAAAATGAGGTGCTTCCCTGTGACGCATGGATAGTGGATTCACTGCGTCCTTTCAGATTTTTATGCGTCAGGGACGCAGGACGCgtacctagcaacatcactggatctgcagtaaaaaaaacctattgGTGTGAAACTGTTAAGCTTCCTTTTGTTCATTGCATTGATCGTCACTGTCATTAAATCACATCAAGTGTGTGTTGAGAGCTATTTTTAAGTTGTTGAGGTGTGACTAATgcaacattttgtgtttttttctctttcagtCGGTCAGACAAAGAAGGCCACCCTCAGTGGTTTGTGCTGGGTGTTGGACAGGTCATCAAGGGTCTGGATATTGGCTTGTTGGACATGTGTGCTGGAGAGAAAAGGAAATTAACAGTTCCTCCTGAACTTGCATTTGGGGAAAATGGCAAAGGTAAAAAGCCACAGTTTCATCACTTTCACTATAAAGAATTATTATAGGTTCCTTTTACAGTCATGTCACAAGTTTACACCactattaaatatgttttatgtattCAGAACACAGATGTAGATGGATTATTAATTGATTTGATCTACTCATATATAGTTCATACAGATACTCAGATGCCACTGCTTAGAGTGACCCCAAAACTACAGAATGATAGTGTCTGAATGGCTGCTCTCTTGCCTCTGGATGTTTTAACTCTgtataaaatgactttttagtcATCCATCCATACTGAGGTCACATTCTGAAACTGTGTAACTCATATAGCATGTTATTATTGCTCACTGTTGTGGTTCTTTCTTCTCTTACAGCACCTTAGCTGATTGGGCATCATATCCCTCGCCCGTTTGCGACCTCTCTCTCCATTGCATGTATTGTAAGCATGGACTGGTGTAAAGGACTCTATACATTCTCTCTTTACTTCCCCCCCATCAGTGGAACTAACATGAGGCTCTGTGCTGTCATTTGTCACTGCTTGGtaaaatctttgtgtttttagatttgTGATTTTACCTGATTTATTATCTCGACTGTGTATTGAACTGCATGCATATTTGTATATACACAACTTATGACCAGTTTGCCTcataatataatacatatattatatattagagATGCACGTGGGTCATTAGTCCCACATCCAAGTAATAAGTCTTTATAACGCAGATCAAGTACAGTCACAATGAAGTGCAGAAACGGTGAAACTTTTGATGACAGACTCTAAAGGTGTAATATGTGAGATTTACAAGCAATACTCAGTATTACTCAGTATTGTGCCACCACCAGGTGGCACAATACTGAGTAAAACCAACACTTCTGCCATATCCGGTCCTGACCACTGAATGTACAGGTGACAATATTCTCTGCTACGCCCCGCAAATGTTTTTGGCGGGCCCATGCGGGTGATGCGTTCATGAGTGAAGATGTTTaagcagttgtttgttagttgtaAACCTCACGGGTAGTGCACCATTTATCTGTTTAATGGATGTTTGTTACCAGAGATGGCCTAGTTTAGGGactgctctgctgtaaataggcttatactCACCCAACCGGTGGAAAATAGGTTCTACAGGTTGGCCGGGccagcaatatttattaatgtatatatatataactatgtagtctaaaaaaaatcacatatggcaTGACGACTAAGGAcactcaaatttttattttaggtatttaagacatatttaaaagttaaattctagatattgcacctttaaagcCTGATTAGTGAGAATACATCCTCACTAACGTTACGCATTTTGTCTTcttcaaaaaattcagaagGTTCCTGAGATTTatacagtacttgtacttttataatttgtatcTTTTCGACTtatttctattggaaatttcagGCTTTTCACCTTTGAAGCCCTTCatccccagccattcttcaactgattttgaccattcaacctttaacttGTTCAGCTACTACcctcaactttttcaaccttattgctaatgtttagctattgctaggttcatgccaatgctaggctaatgctagattaagaCTAACACTAtgctatttttaatgttaaagctcatattagttaatgctaatgctagctaatactaagctaatgcagtgcaacgtgGGCCAACACCTGCATCCTTacctgcattttcttcaggaaatgcaaatattctcaatgattcagatttttttttttgaggcgAGTGTCAGGCTACAACGTAGGGGTAGGCGTCAACACTGAGAGCTACGGGTAGCCATGGTGTCAACGTGACTCAAGCATAAATCTCCTTTGAGAGTGTACTTTGGAATAGACTTTATTGTAACATTGGTACAGGTACATATACAAAATTAGTTCTCTGCTTTTAACccaggagcagtgggcagccacaatGCAGcaccagggagcagttagggttaaggaacTTTCTCAATGTCCCACACTGATGGCCCTCTGGTAACAACTTCCTTTACCATTAGGTCACCACTGCACAAATTCATTGTTTTCAGTCCGTCTCAAACTCTGCTTAGAATacgctttagtgctcagatatgtTGAAATACGTCCACACCACAGACACGTTGGCCCGTAGCCAGACAAGCGCTAACCTCGGGTTTTGCTGCGTCATCACAACTAGAGCTGTATTTGGGCCTCAAAAGTGTGACCTGACACGGTCTAAGCCAGACAGAACGCAACCCGAACTCGTCCAAACCGGAATAAAGCCAATTTTTTTCTAAGCCTGAACCCATTACAGGCTGACACAAGTCAAATCTTTGCATGCACAAAGCCAGACTCTGATTCATCCCCTCACTATCCATTTGTACATCTTTCTCACGCTAATCAAAATGCATCACCTTATCGGTCATTTACCGCGCAGCACCCGAACGCGACAAGAGGCCATGTAACATATagaaaaaactaatattttcagcAGGTTGTTTCGGTCTCAGACAATACAGAATTTCCGGTGCATCTCTATATACATAAAACCAACTGGTAAACAATGTTCCAGACAGTTACAGTTATAAAACCATaaccactgctcctcagggatgggttaaatgcagaggacaaattccatgtatgtaataacattacatggccaattaaagccccgatttaatcttaatcaaATATCAGTTTGTTAACCAATTTAGTAATGCAATGTAAACAGTTTAATGAATGTAAGGCTCCTTGTTGCTGTGAAGGTCCAGTACCACCAAATGCTACTGTGGTCTTTGAGGTGGAGGTCTATGCCGTGTCCCGAGGACCACGCAGCCTGGAGGCCTTTGGAGAGATGGACCTCGATAAAGACAAAAGTCTCACAAAAGATGAGGTGACTTCTTTTCCTCATCTGCTAATCCTGTCTGAAGGAATTTAGATGGCAAAATGAATACGGTTGACTTGTTTTCAATTGATAGGGGTCATAAAAACCAGTAACTGCTGCCTGAAGTTGAATTTTCCAATCGAAGAGACAACAGGGACTATTTAAAGGATGGCACACGAAGCAGATTTTTTTCCAACTCTGTTTTAGTGGAATAGTACATGATTCATAAATGGATATCCATAAAGTAATATACAATGTGTTCATAAATTAATCAATATTTAGCTGTGTCAGTGTGTTTAAACAGTTAAGTCATTTATAATGTGGGATCATTCAGTCAATCCATTCAGGAGTGAGTTTCCCATCACCTCTAGTGGAAGTGTGAGGTGGTATCAGCCGCACACAGGAGCTGTTTAATAATTGCAGCAGAACCACATCTGTTTCCACTGTACAGCAATTAGAAGGTGGAGCACAAACAGTCCAATGGTGGAACGAGGGACACCCACAAGTGGATCATTCCTGTTGTTGGCAAACAACTTTGGTAGTTGGTACCAACCCTAACTCCAAATCAAAATTTACGAATCACACCTGAGTCGACTTTCTAAAACatattgtcatgtttttttttttgccctatacttttttttttttaaattgacaatTATTTGTACAAACCttcaaatcattttctggagcaTTCCACAACCTTACACCGACAACAGACAAGTACAAATTTCCTCCTCAGACGCACTcacaaatgatctttgattgcACTCTGGCAGTGTTCTGCTTTTGGTTTTAAACATGAAAACTAATGTTTGCAGATCAATTATccatctacctatctatctattaagCAAGGAACCTCTatctgtgtgcgtgtctgttcctcaaatatctctgcaaatcaggctcagattgagctgagactttcaacatggttgctgcttggttcaaaatCAAATAtacattattcattcattaggAACTTAATTTACAGAGAAAGCACCAgtgcaacaacaataaaacacagagCCAATAAAACACAGCACATATCCATTCACACATTAAAATTCTGACATCCcgccaaaataataatagattcAAAACAAATGGCCAAAAGTGATAGTCCTCAGTTACAAATTTTGTGTGCGATCAGCTGTTTAACAGGCGGAAGGAGGTGGGGAGGTAGCTGGAGCTGGCCCTCTTTGTCCTCAGCACAGTGTAGTGAGGGTCCAGGGTGTGTGAGGGGTCAGTGGAGATCTGGGTGGCTTTCCTCAGGACTCTGGTGTTGTAGATGGTAGTGAGTGACTGCTGTTCCTAACAAATGATTTTGCTGCTTATTTTATTAAGAGAGTTGCGGTGAGAGTGAATGAaccaatatttacagtatatgacaGTGAATGAGGGTGTGGTGGGATGACCATGGTGGAG
Encoded proteins:
- the fkbp7 gene encoding peptidyl-prolyl cis-trans isomerase FKBP7 produces the protein MPTLVRSQVPSANHSEREAGPRVCFLTVQTEGYSTAPTTVTSTRHTFKVATKSPLHDVEELQAQVKTEVVFRPEECTQRTKKGDMVNAHYDGYLQKDGSQFYCSRSDKEGHPQWFVLGVGQVIKGLDIGLLDMCAGEKRKLTVPPELAFGENGKGPVPPNATVVFEVEVYAVSRGPRSLEAFGEMDLDKDKSLTKDEIKEYLKQQYEKGGNPHNDHHYEKVMADIFNKNDLDKNGKISVKEYNIYQHDEL